A single window of Methanobrevibacter arboriphilus JCM 13429 = DSM 1125 DNA harbors:
- a CDS encoding preprotein translocase subunit SecD translates to MKKRHLKEFFKDKRVILLIILILASAISISTLGIQQGLDLKGGSLIQLQLEKPVDKETMDVVTTVLDKRLNLFGVQDVKVRSSGDQLVIIEMAGVSPEEVEKLIGSPGKFEAKIGNESAPVALTGADITSVDMYEITDTQWMVPFKVSTSGAQKFADLAEGKGGEKVYMYLDGKLIDENPPELAPELANGKAATELSVTGGASTPEEARTQAQNVYTVLKTGSLPVQIKVVGASTVSAELGEQFLNGAIIAGLLAILVISSIIFIRYRNPLLVIPIIITSISEVLIVMGIASIIHWNIDLSAIAGLIAAVGTGVDDQIIITDEVLGRQSKSETNKKRRRTRTRMSVKNALFIVFASAGTLIAAMLPLAYVGFARGSSGIGTLAGFAFTTILGVLVGVFITRPVYAKFVEIFLK, encoded by the coding sequence ATGAAGAAAAGACATTTAAAAGAATTTTTCAAGGATAAAAGAGTTATATTATTAATAATATTAATCCTAGCAAGCGCAATTAGTATTTCAACTCTTGGAATTCAGCAAGGTCTTGATCTAAAAGGAGGATCATTGATACAACTTCAACTTGAAAAACCTGTTGATAAAGAAACAATGGATGTTGTAACTACTGTCTTAGATAAGCGTCTTAATTTATTTGGAGTTCAAGATGTAAAAGTCAGATCAAGTGGTGATCAACTAGTTATAATTGAGATGGCTGGTGTTTCGCCAGAAGAAGTTGAAAAACTGATAGGATCTCCAGGTAAATTTGAAGCCAAAATAGGTAATGAAAGTGCTCCAGTAGCACTTACTGGTGCAGACATTACATCGGTTGATATGTATGAGATAACCGACACGCAATGGATGGTTCCATTTAAAGTATCCACAAGCGGAGCTCAAAAATTTGCAGATTTAGCTGAAGGAAAAGGTGGAGAAAAAGTTTACATGTATTTGGATGGTAAATTAATTGATGAAAACCCTCCAGAACTTGCTCCAGAGTTAGCTAATGGAAAAGCAGCTACAGAATTAAGTGTTACAGGTGGAGCTTCCACTCCTGAAGAAGCAAGAACACAAGCTCAAAATGTTTACACTGTTTTAAAAACAGGTTCACTTCCGGTTCAAATTAAAGTTGTTGGTGCAAGCACAGTATCAGCCGAACTAGGAGAACAATTCTTAAATGGAGCAATAATTGCAGGATTGTTAGCTATACTGGTTATCTCAAGTATTATATTCATTAGATATAGAAATCCTCTTTTAGTTATACCTATAATAATAACAAGTATATCTGAGGTACTTATCGTTATGGGAATAGCTTCGATTATTCATTGGAATATAGACTTATCAGCGATTGCAGGGCTAATCGCAGCAGTTGGAACTGGTGTTGATGATCAGATTATTATTACCGATGAAGTTCTAGGTAGACAGTCTAAAAGTGAAACAAATAAAAAACGAAGAAGAACTAGAACTAGAATGAGTGTTAAAAATGCATTATTCATTGTATTTGCATCAGCAGGAACTTTAATTGCAGCTATGTTACCTCTTGCATATGTTGGATTTGCAAGGGGAAGTAGTGGAATAGGAACATTAGCTGGTTTTGCATTTACAACCATTTTAGGAGTTTTAGTAGGAGTATTTATTACTAGACCAGTTTATGCAAAATTCGTTGAAATATTTTTAAAGTAA
- a CDS encoding protein translocase subunit SecF: protein MLKKLMDSYKLLIIIPVIITIISLGLIAFNGIDEGIDLKGGSVAVLDMNQPTSSSSLESQLKDSLNNQGLGVEEVDVLSNIGTDITVQIGSEVNSTAFNQALNGTGTVVSYNAIGPILSEEAMTQVYWAMAFAFLFMSITVFIIFREPVPSIAVILAAASDIIISMGGMSLFNIPLSIASVGALLMLIGYSVDTDILLTTRLLKRKEGTLVERAREAMKTGMTMSITAIASMVVLYLVTIFLIPEATTLTNIAAVLMIGLIADILTTWFMNLGILRWYVEVKK from the coding sequence ATGTTAAAAAAATTAATGGATTCTTATAAGCTATTAATTATTATACCTGTGATAATAACAATTATATCTTTAGGATTAATAGCTTTTAATGGAATAGATGAAGGGATAGATTTAAAAGGAGGTTCAGTGGCAGTTTTAGATATGAATCAACCTACAAGTTCTTCTTCTTTAGAAAGTCAGTTGAAAGACTCTTTAAATAATCAAGGGTTAGGTGTTGAAGAAGTAGATGTTTTAAGTAATATAGGTACAGATATAACTGTTCAAATAGGGAGTGAAGTGAATTCAACGGCATTTAACCAGGCATTGAATGGAACCGGAACCGTTGTAAGTTATAATGCAATAGGTCCTATTTTGAGTGAAGAAGCTATGACTCAAGTTTATTGGGCAATGGCATTTGCATTCTTATTTATGTCTATAACAGTCTTTATAATATTTAGAGAACCAGTTCCATCAATAGCTGTTATATTAGCTGCAGCTTCAGATATTATTATTTCGATGGGAGGAATGTCTTTATTCAATATTCCTTTGTCAATAGCTTCTGTTGGAGCTCTTCTTATGTTAATTGGTTATAGTGTTGATACAGATATCCTTCTTACAACCAGATTATTGAAGAGAAAAGAAGGAACTCTTGTTGAAAGAGCAAGAGAAGCTATGAAAACTGGTATGACTATGTCAATTACAGCTATTGCTTCAATGGTAGTTCTTTATTTAGTTACAATTTTCTTAATCCCTGAAGCAACAACCTTAACCAATATTGCAGCAGTTTTAATGATTGGATTAATTGCAGATATACTAACAACATGGTTTATGAACCTTGGAATTCTTAGATGGTATGTAGAGGTGAAAAAATGA
- a CDS encoding flavodoxin family protein, translating to MKTMIIYFSESGNTRIVSKTLSENLNTDLIEIKDLKKRSGFFGKVFSSVDAFRENKTEISPSNIDLSEYGLIYFGTPTWAGNASPAIITLIDKCDLRGKDIVLFATMNGSGGRSAIERMSEKVQARGARVVESFTIKTKNKSIEKIEEDSLNIAKLLDLSLYNY from the coding sequence ATGAAAACAATGATAATTTACTTTTCAGAAAGTGGAAACACAAGAATTGTTTCTAAAACACTTTCTGAAAATTTAAATACTGATTTAATAGAAATAAAAGATTTAAAAAAAAGAAGTGGATTCTTTGGTAAAGTATTTTCTTCAGTAGACGCTTTTAGAGAAAATAAGACTGAAATTAGTCCTTCAAACATAGACTTGAGTGAGTATGGATTAATTTATTTTGGTACTCCAACTTGGGCAGGTAATGCTTCTCCTGCAATAATAACCTTAATTGATAAATGTGATTTGCGTGGAAAAGATATTGTACTATTTGCAACCATGAATGGTTCTGGAGGACGTTCTGCTATTGAAAGAATGAGTGAAAAAGTCCAAGCTCGTGGAGCAAGAGTAGTTGAATCTTTTACTATTAAAACTAAAAATAAAAGTATTGAAAAAATCGAAGAAGATAGTCTAAATATAGCAAAATTATTAGATTTAAGTTTATATAATTATTAA
- the argC gene encoding N-acetyl-gamma-glutamyl-phosphate reductase: MTEVTIVGGSGYTGGELIRLLQKHPNVEIKNITSRQYDKTPVNKIHPHIQGSELVFKDINTDKIDSDIIFTATPHGASMNIVPELLETGGKVIDLSGDYRFRDISTYEKWYGIEHVSPMDAVYGLPEIYREEIKKADLVANPGCFPTGAILANLPLSQNNLVDNIIIDSKTGVSGGGVNTNQVFHYPNCADNVIAYKIISHRHGPEIQQELGEYSNVKVSFTPHLVPVIRGIFTTSHSFLNNLVDENIDYTKDIDATKNIDYSKNIDDAKNDIINLYKKQYKNEQFVKILDDGETPNLNSVRGSNFAHIGGFEIDENGRLVVISVIDNLVKGASGQAIQNMNIMCGFKEKTAIDSYGIRP, encoded by the coding sequence ATGACAGAAGTGACTATTGTTGGTGGAAGTGGATATACTGGTGGAGAATTAATTAGATTATTACAAAAACACCCAAATGTTGAAATAAAAAATATTACATCTAGACAATATGATAAAACACCTGTAAACAAAATACACCCTCATATACAAGGATCAGAACTAGTTTTTAAAGATATTAATACAGATAAAATTGATAGTGACATTATATTTACAGCAACACCTCATGGAGCATCAATGAATATTGTTCCAGAGCTATTAGAAACTGGTGGTAAAGTTATAGATTTAAGTGGAGATTACAGATTTAGAGATATATCCACTTATGAAAAATGGTATGGAATAGAGCATGTTTCACCTATGGATGCTGTTTATGGTCTTCCTGAAATTTATAGGGAAGAAATTAAAAAAGCAGATCTAGTAGCTAATCCTGGTTGCTTTCCAACTGGAGCAATACTTGCAAATCTTCCATTATCCCAAAATAACTTAGTTGATAATATAATAATAGACTCTAAAACAGGTGTGAGTGGAGGGGGAGTAAATACTAATCAAGTATTCCATTACCCCAATTGTGCAGATAATGTAATTGCTTATAAAATTATAAGTCATAGACATGGTCCTGAAATTCAACAAGAATTAGGAGAATATTCAAATGTTAAAGTATCATTCACCCCCCATTTAGTTCCAGTTATTAGGGGAATATTTACTACTAGTCATAGTTTCTTAAATAATTTAGTAGATGAAAATATTGATTATACTAAAGATATCGATGCTACTAAAAACATTGATTATAGTAAAAATATTGATGATGCTAAAAATGATATAATTAACCTTTATAAAAAACAATACAAAAATGAGCAATTTGTTAAAATACTCGATGATGGAGAAACTCCTAATTTAAATTCTGTGAGAGGTTCAAATTTTGCCCATATTGGAGGATTTGAAATAGATGAAAATGGTAGGTTAGTTGTTATATCCGTTATAGATAACCTAGTTAAAGGTGCCTCTGGACAAGCTATCCAAAATATGAATATAATGTGTGGTTTCAAAGAAAAAACAGCCATAGATAGTTATGGAATAAGACCCTAA
- a CDS encoding adenylyltransferase/cytidyltransferase family protein, producing the protein MKTVMATGTFDLLHPGHGLYLQKAKELGGKDAKLVVVVARDSTVRRKKRIPIIGEFQRLEMIRMLKPVDEAYLGHPTDMFKIVRDIRPDIIAIGSDQSYKIEDLKKDLENQKIDCEVERVSNYRKAELDSTCKIIKKIKNSDFTEKSLKDC; encoded by the coding sequence ATGAAAACTGTTATGGCAACTGGAACATTCGATCTTTTACATCCTGGACATGGATTATACCTCCAAAAAGCTAAAGAATTAGGAGGCAAAGATGCTAAATTAGTTGTTGTTGTAGCTAGAGATTCAACAGTCCGTAGAAAGAAGAGAATTCCGATAATAGGAGAATTTCAAAGATTAGAAATGATACGGATGTTGAAACCTGTGGATGAAGCTTATTTAGGCCACCCTACAGATATGTTCAAGATAGTCAGAGATATTCGCCCAGATATTATCGCAATAGGTTCAGATCAAAGCTACAAAATAGAGGACTTGAAAAAAGACCTTGAAAACCAAAAAATAGATTGTGAAGTTGAAAGAGTAAGTAATTATAGAAAAGCTGAATTAGACAGCACTTGCAAAATAATAAAAAAAATAAAGAATTCTGACTTTACAGAAAAAAGTTTAAAAGATTGTTAA
- the hisA gene encoding 1-(5-phosphoribosyl)-5-[(5-phosphoribosylamino)methylideneamino]imidazole-4-carboxamide isomerase translates to MSFKEEKMLIMPAVDIKNGKCVQLVQGKPGTEQVIIDNPEKVAKKWEDEGAEIIHVIDLDGALETKDNLNTIKKILKEVNIPIQLGGGIRSIEYAEKLLNLDIERLIIGTMAIEKPNTIKKLSEDFGSERIMVSLDSKDSKVVIKGWKEKIDKKATDISREFQEAGAGSILFTNVDVEGLLSGFDIQPAIDLVNSVDIPIVYSGGITTLEDLKKITTTGVKGVVIGSALYKNKINLIDALKLQSK, encoded by the coding sequence ATGTCCTTTAAAGAGGAAAAAATGTTAATAATGCCTGCAGTTGATATAAAAAATGGAAAATGTGTTCAATTAGTTCAAGGAAAACCTGGAACTGAGCAAGTTATAATAGATAATCCTGAAAAGGTAGCTAAAAAATGGGAAGATGAAGGTGCCGAGATAATTCATGTGATTGATCTTGATGGGGCCTTAGAAACTAAAGATAACCTCAATACAATAAAAAAAATTCTAAAAGAAGTTAATATTCCAATTCAATTAGGAGGAGGAATTAGGAGCATTGAATATGCTGAAAAACTTTTGAATTTAGATATAGAAAGACTTATTATTGGGACAATGGCTATTGAAAAACCTAATACAATAAAAAAACTATCTGAAGACTTTGGATCTGAAAGGATAATGGTATCTCTTGATAGTAAAGATTCTAAAGTAGTGATTAAAGGTTGGAAAGAGAAAATTGATAAAAAAGCTACAGATATTAGTAGAGAGTTTCAAGAAGCTGGAGCAGGAAGTATTTTATTTACTAATGTAGATGTAGAAGGATTATTAAGTGGTTTTGATATTCAGCCAGCGATTGATTTAGTAAATTCTGTTGATATTCCAATTGTTTATTCTGGAGGAATAACAACTTTAGAAGATTTAAAAAAAATTACTACTACTGGAGTTAAAGGAGTAGTTATTGGATCAGCATTGTATAAAAATAAAATAAACTTAATCGATGCATTAAAATTACAGTCCAAATAA